A portion of the Legionella antarctica genome contains these proteins:
- a CDS encoding IS91 family transposase: MHQPKQHRGLKPHLELADIFRNYSQTYRSNHKLCSQQYKAIRAIVACRTACLGGHLSRCDKCYYESISYNSCRNRHCPKCQAMQKERWIDARTEELLPTGYFHVVFTLPHHINPLAQGTPELIYNLLFQTARDTLLQFSANPKWLGAKPSITMVLHTWGQNLEQHIHVHCIISGGGLTKNKQWNHAKRAFLFPIRALSKVFRGKYLEQLKVLLNNREVCLPNGSTNKETIQQLISLLYEKDWIVYAKPPFAGPEHVLKYLGRYTHRIAIGNQRLVAFQNNTVSFKWRDYADNSQPKIMKLNVNEFTRRYLLHVLPKGFQRLRHYGILANRYKSINLKQARIALNHPEMKPKRKEKIHDLMLRLTGIDITNCPRCGSGRLNIVESFLAKWVTHSGDPPIELGVI; this comes from the coding sequence ATGCACCAGCCAAAACAACATAGGGGCTTAAAACCACACTTGGAACTTGCTGATATTTTCCGCAATTATAGCCAAACCTATAGGAGTAATCATAAACTGTGCAGCCAACAGTATAAAGCGATACGGGCTATTGTTGCTTGTCGTACTGCTTGTTTAGGAGGTCATCTCTCCCGATGCGATAAATGTTACTACGAATCAATAAGTTATAATTCATGCCGTAACCGCCATTGTCCAAAATGCCAGGCAATGCAAAAGGAACGTTGGATTGATGCACGTACAGAAGAATTATTACCCACAGGATATTTTCATGTTGTTTTTACCCTACCTCACCACATTAATCCTCTTGCTCAAGGAACACCGGAACTCATTTACAATTTATTATTTCAAACGGCACGTGACACATTATTACAATTTAGTGCAAATCCCAAATGGTTAGGTGCTAAACCAAGTATTACTATGGTTCTTCATACTTGGGGACAAAACCTGGAGCAACATATCCATGTGCATTGCATTATAAGTGGTGGTGGATTAACAAAAAATAAGCAATGGAACCATGCTAAAAGAGCATTTCTTTTCCCGATTCGTGCACTATCTAAAGTTTTTAGAGGAAAATACCTGGAACAACTTAAGGTCTTATTAAACAATCGCGAAGTATGTTTACCTAATGGCTCTACTAATAAAGAAACCATTCAACAACTTATCTCATTACTGTACGAAAAGGATTGGATTGTTTATGCTAAACCTCCCTTTGCAGGACCAGAACACGTTCTGAAATACCTTGGACGCTACACCCATCGAATTGCTATTGGAAATCAGCGATTAGTCGCTTTTCAAAATAATACAGTCTCATTTAAATGGCGTGATTACGCAGACAACAGTCAACCAAAAATAATGAAATTAAACGTCAATGAATTTACTCGACGTTACCTGTTGCATGTCTTACCAAAGGGATTTCAACGCTTACGACACTATGGGATTTTAGCAAATCGTTATAAATCCATAAACCTAAAACAAGCACGAATAGCACTTAATCACCCTGAAATGAAGCCAAAGAGAAAAGAAAAAATCCATGACTTAATGCTACGACTGACAGGAATAGACATAACTAATTGTCCACGCTGTGGTTCTGGACGATTAAATATAGTTGAATCGTTTTTAGCTAAGTGGGTCACTCATTCTGGAGATCCTCCAATCGAGTTGGGAGTTATATGA
- a CDS encoding 3'-5' exonuclease: protein MIEVSVQEVSEHPDYQVLNRISTSLAHRVATDPKQFIATIIDLETMGLNATQHEILEIGMLSFSFSTGDGIIAIVDSYNELNDPGKPIPAEVIKVTGITDADVKGKAIDWNHVAQTLKKTHLIICHNSGFDRNFLELQTPEAISTLIKTLPFACTIRDIDWKDKGIESSKLDYINWKLGFFYEGHRALNDCWATLNPLIQCEGTFEELKVNVRKKETLICAVNAPFDKKDLLKGRNYRWSDGTDKLPKSWWISLSNELLTDEKLWLDEEIYGVSGASNSIPQIEITARKRYSFRAQCIE, encoded by the coding sequence ATGATTGAAGTATCTGTGCAGGAAGTCTCAGAACATCCCGATTATCAAGTATTAAACCGAATTTCCACTTCGCTAGCTCATCGAGTAGCCACCGATCCCAAACAATTTATTGCTACTATTATTGATTTAGAAACGATGGGGCTTAATGCTACCCAACATGAAATACTTGAAATTGGAATGCTGAGCTTTTCTTTCTCGACAGGCGATGGAATTATAGCCATTGTTGATTCGTACAATGAACTTAACGATCCAGGTAAACCTATTCCGGCAGAAGTAATAAAAGTAACGGGTATCACTGATGCAGATGTAAAGGGAAAAGCAATTGATTGGAACCATGTAGCTCAAACCTTAAAAAAAACGCACCTTATTATTTGTCATAACAGTGGATTTGATCGCAATTTTTTAGAATTACAAACTCCAGAAGCTATTTCTACCCTAATAAAAACGTTACCTTTTGCCTGTACTATTCGTGATATTGATTGGAAGGATAAGGGGATTGAAAGTTCTAAACTGGATTACATCAATTGGAAATTAGGCTTTTTCTATGAGGGGCATCGGGCGTTAAATGACTGCTGGGCAACCCTTAATCCTTTAATTCAATGTGAAGGAACTTTTGAGGAATTAAAAGTAAACGTTCGTAAGAAAGAAACGCTAATTTGTGCAGTTAACGCACCATTCGATAAGAAGGATTTGTTAAAAGGCCGAAACTATCGATGGTCTGATGGTACTGATAAGCTCCCCAAAAGTTGGTGGATTAGTTTGTCTAATGAATTATTGACTGATGAAAAACTATGGCTTGATGAAGAAATTTATGGTGTATCTGGTGCGAGTAATTCAATTCCTCAAATTGAGATAACCGCACGAAAAAGATACTCATTCAGAGCACAATGTATAGAATAA
- a CDS encoding type II toxin-antitoxin system RelE family toxin, producing the protein MTWKIEFDADVEKDLKKLGHTAQKKILNYLKEKIASTDNPRLLGKSLSGNLSGLWRYRIGDYRIIAKIEDYHFIILVVHVGHRKNVYD; encoded by the coding sequence TTGACCTGGAAGATTGAGTTTGATGCTGATGTAGAAAAAGACCTTAAGAAACTTGGTCATACGGCACAGAAAAAAATTTTGAACTATCTTAAAGAAAAGATCGCCTCGACTGATAATCCTCGCTTATTGGGGAAGTCCTTATCAGGCAACCTCTCTGGGTTGTGGCGTTATCGTATTGGGGATTATCGTATTATTGCAAAAATTGAAGACTATCATTTTATAATTCTTGTCGTTCATGTAGGGCATCGAAAAAATGTTTATGATTAA
- a CDS encoding LexA family protein, giving the protein MPRGGKRQGAGRPKGYGKFGFESTKQIRIPVSRLSDIKASLEQQKPFSSLPLYSSKVQAGFPSPADDYIERYLDLNAEYIKHPSATFLVTATGDSMVDAGIYSGDVLIVDKSLEAVDGKIVIAAVNGELTVKRLSRKKGRVQLLPANSKYKPIDITDEQDVVIWGVVTLVLHEPI; this is encoded by the coding sequence ATGCCTAGAGGTGGAAAAAGACAGGGGGCAGGAAGGCCTAAAGGATATGGTAAATTTGGTTTTGAATCCACGAAACAAATTCGTATTCCAGTTTCGCGTCTCTCGGACATTAAAGCCTCATTAGAGCAGCAGAAACCGTTTAGTTCCTTGCCCTTGTATTCGAGCAAAGTGCAGGCAGGATTTCCATCGCCTGCAGATGATTATATTGAACGTTATCTGGATTTAAATGCGGAATATATTAAACATCCTTCGGCTACTTTTTTGGTGACCGCAACCGGCGATTCTATGGTTGATGCGGGCATATACTCTGGTGATGTCCTGATTGTTGATAAAAGTTTAGAGGCAGTTGATGGAAAAATTGTTATTGCGGCAGTTAACGGTGAATTAACGGTAAAACGATTATCACGAAAAAAGGGGAGGGTGCAATTGCTGCCTGCCAATTCCAAATACAAGCCTATTGATATAACTGATGAGCAGGATGTAGTGATTTGGGGGGTTGTAACCCTTGTTTTACATGAGCCTATCTAA
- a CDS encoding Y-family DNA polymerase, which yields MYALIDCNNFYASCERLFRPDLRDKPIIVLSNNDGCVIARSNESKALGIAMGEPFFKIKALCKHHQVFVFSSNYTLYGDLSHRVMTTIEEAWPHCEIYSIDEAFLDLSTMPVNQHDAFCVALQKKILKETGIPTSVGIGQTKTLAKIANHCCKKVFKTPVFNVSAQREFILKQIAVGDVWGIGRQWSKKLINRGIHTAFDLASTNAHLLKKQFNVVMMRTAMELQGIPCGGLEEAQPKQSIMSSKSFGQMQTQYSSVAQSLSSHCARAVEKLRQQQLVAQRMYVFVHTNRFREDLAQHFQSIEVNFINPTDDLRIITRFAKKCLGRIFKPGYHYKKAGVCLEDLIPKDPRQLDMFHQPSDETLEKTEQLMSLFDKINQKFGRSTIRLAAEGYSKPWAMRAELKSPAYTTRWSDLPVVILAPY from the coding sequence ATGTATGCCTTAATTGATTGTAATAATTTCTATGCATCATGTGAGCGTTTGTTTCGCCCAGACTTGCGCGATAAACCGATTATTGTTTTATCAAATAACGATGGATGTGTGATTGCTCGCTCTAATGAATCCAAGGCTCTGGGAATTGCTATGGGAGAGCCTTTTTTTAAAATTAAAGCACTATGTAAACACCATCAGGTTTTTGTTTTCTCCTCTAATTACACTTTGTATGGTGACTTATCACATCGCGTGATGACAACGATTGAAGAGGCGTGGCCACATTGTGAGATTTATTCCATTGATGAAGCGTTTCTTGATTTAAGTACCATGCCTGTTAATCAACATGATGCCTTTTGTGTTGCACTGCAAAAAAAGATTTTAAAGGAAACTGGTATTCCCACATCTGTTGGGATTGGCCAAACAAAAACACTGGCAAAGATTGCTAATCATTGTTGCAAAAAAGTCTTTAAGACTCCTGTTTTCAATGTGAGCGCTCAACGAGAATTTATTCTAAAACAAATAGCAGTAGGGGATGTATGGGGGATAGGGCGGCAATGGAGTAAAAAACTAATCAACCGAGGTATACATACCGCTTTTGATTTAGCCTCTACCAATGCTCATCTGCTAAAAAAACAATTTAATGTGGTGATGATGCGCACCGCGATGGAGTTACAAGGAATCCCTTGTGGCGGACTTGAAGAGGCACAACCAAAGCAAAGCATTATGTCTTCCAAAAGTTTTGGACAGATGCAAACCCAGTACTCAAGTGTTGCGCAATCCTTAAGCAGTCATTGTGCGCGGGCAGTGGAGAAATTAAGACAACAGCAATTAGTTGCCCAACGCATGTATGTTTTTGTTCATACCAATAGGTTTCGAGAGGATTTGGCACAGCACTTTCAATCCATTGAAGTGAACTTTATCAACCCCACAGATGATTTGCGTATCATCACCAGATTTGCAAAAAAATGTTTGGGTCGTATTTTTAAACCCGGTTATCACTATAAAAAAGCAGGGGTGTGTTTAGAGGATTTGATTCCGAAAGACCCAAGACAGCTGGATATGTTTCATCAGCCCAGTGATGAGACTTTAGAAAAGACAGAACAATTAATGTCACTCTTTGATAAAATTAATCAAAAATTTGGTCGCAGCACCATTCGCCTGGCGGCAGAGGGCTACTCCAAACCCTGGGCGATGCGAGCCGAGCTTAAATCACCAGCCTATACTACGCGATGGTCTGATTTACCTGTAGTGATTCTTGCCCCTTACTAA
- a CDS encoding DUF4879 domain-containing protein — MKNRVVFFFVFFCFAPLTWANNPTQYTNDNLPFEQLTATDTAKNSIDDTLKSLSLASLYIELVVSSTVPNGEEIQKDQFQTKKHHGGSELLISTVEIGFGTDPIVIMSGRVLPETSLVRKDRLCKKRDGSVGTCGRGESLVGYRRVWDCAGYGNGEFSLQITSKDYPHNTLMAKLYIQ, encoded by the coding sequence ATGAAAAATAGGGTCGTGTTCTTTTTTGTTTTTTTCTGCTTTGCACCATTAACCTGGGCAAATAATCCAACCCAATATACTAATGATAACCTCCCTTTTGAGCAACTCACCGCAACCGACACTGCAAAAAACTCCATTGACGATACATTGAAGTCGTTATCGTTAGCCTCTCTCTATATTGAACTTGTGGTTTCAAGTACCGTACCAAATGGTGAAGAAATACAGAAAGACCAATTTCAAACAAAAAAACACCATGGCGGATCTGAATTATTGATATCAACTGTCGAAATAGGGTTTGGAACAGATCCGATTGTTATAATGAGTGGTCGAGTATTGCCAGAAACATCCCTGGTTAGAAAAGACAGACTATGCAAAAAGCGCGATGGTTCTGTAGGAACCTGCGGCCGAGGAGAGTCCTTAGTCGGATATCGGCGTGTCTGGGATTGTGCAGGCTATGGGAATGGGGAATTTTCTTTACAAATCACATCCAAAGATTACCCCCACAACACGTTGATGGCGAAGCTGTATATACAATAA
- the relB gene encoding ribbon-helix-helix protein, CopG family has translation MLAVRLPENLEERLSQLAERTHRSKSYYVKQALQDFLDEQEDHLIALSRLEKKNPRITLEEMESRLDLED, from the coding sequence ATGTTAGCAGTTCGTTTACCAGAAAATCTTGAAGAGCGACTGTCTCAATTGGCAGAGCGAACGCATCGTTCTAAAAGTTATTATGTGAAACAAGCCTTACAAGATTTTCTCGATGAACAAGAAGATCATCTCATCGCCCTTTCTCGCCTGGAAAAGAAAAATCCTCGTATAACTCTTGAAGAAATGGAAAGCCGCCTTGACCTGGAAGATTGA